A region of Mycolicibacterium brumae DNA encodes the following proteins:
- a CDS encoding TetR family transcriptional regulator: MSTHKRDSHDRAGIVSTAVAILDAYGLADLTMRRLARELDVTAGALYWHFANKQELLGAVADQLLAPALSTDDGDWRDRVTAIAGRLRDALLSHTDGAELVSASFAAGQSRVLAELLGQLGRAAGDAGVREEHREAAARTVVYYVLGFTVDEQSRLQWDAAGALGEPVWNPAADTGAAFGFGLGLLIDGLDRQGAQPIVVERCERALAEPLGVQRADAGR, from the coding sequence GTGTCGACGCACAAACGCGACTCCCACGACCGCGCGGGCATCGTGTCCACCGCGGTGGCGATCCTGGACGCCTACGGCCTGGCGGATCTGACCATGCGCCGGCTGGCGCGCGAACTCGACGTCACCGCCGGCGCGCTGTACTGGCATTTCGCCAACAAGCAGGAGCTGCTCGGGGCGGTCGCCGACCAGCTGCTGGCCCCGGCGCTGAGCACCGACGACGGCGACTGGCGTGACCGGGTGACCGCGATCGCCGGGCGGCTGCGCGACGCGCTGCTGTCCCACACCGACGGCGCGGAACTGGTGTCGGCGAGTTTCGCCGCCGGACAGTCCCGTGTGCTGGCCGAGTTGCTCGGGCAGCTGGGCCGCGCGGCCGGCGACGCGGGGGTGCGCGAGGAGCACCGCGAGGCGGCCGCGCGGACCGTCGTCTACTACGTGCTGGGGTTCACCGTCGACGAACAGTCCCGGCTGCAGTGGGACGCCGCCGGGGCGCTCGGCGAGCCGGTGTGGAATCCGGCGGCCGACACCGGCGCCGCGTTCGGTTTCGGGTTGGGCCTACTGATCGACGGGCTGGACCGCCAGGGCGCGCAGCCAATCGTGGTCGAGCGATGCGAGCGCGCACTCGCCGAACCGCTCGGCGTCCAGCGCGCCGACGCCGGCCGGTAG
- the bioD gene encoding dethiobiotin synthase, with product MSLLFVTGADTGVGKTIVTAALASAARQLGVAVSVCKPVQTGTADGDDDLAEITRLSGVADVHPGFRYPLPMAPKAAAAAAGAPMANRAGLREVIAAADGGGLTLVEGAGGLLVDLADDGATLADLAVDLRAPTLVVVRAGLGTLNHTELTLEALGHRGIRCAGLVIGSWPDDAGATERDNLAELGELAALRGRLPAGVGALDAERFGECALASLDHDWLRALAVQPVDQ from the coding sequence ATGAGTCTGCTGTTCGTCACCGGCGCCGACACCGGTGTCGGCAAGACCATCGTGACCGCGGCGCTGGCGTCCGCGGCCCGACAGCTCGGCGTCGCGGTGTCGGTGTGCAAACCGGTGCAGACCGGCACCGCCGACGGCGACGACGACCTTGCCGAGATCACCCGATTGTCCGGGGTGGCCGACGTTCATCCGGGGTTCCGCTACCCGCTGCCGATGGCCCCCAAGGCGGCCGCCGCGGCCGCCGGCGCCCCGATGGCCAACCGGGCGGGTTTGCGCGAGGTCATCGCCGCCGCCGACGGCGGCGGGCTGACCCTGGTGGAGGGCGCCGGCGGGCTGCTGGTCGACCTGGCCGACGACGGCGCCACCCTGGCCGATCTGGCCGTCGACCTGCGTGCGCCGACGCTGGTGGTGGTGCGGGCCGGCCTGGGCACCCTCAATCACACCGAACTGACCCTGGAAGCGTTGGGCCACCGGGGAATTCGCTGCGCGGGCCTGGTGATCGGCAGCTGGCCCGACGACGCCGGGGCCACCGAACGCGACAACCTCGCGGAGCTGGGAGAACTGGCGGCGCTGCGCGGACGGCTACCGGCCGGCGTCGGCGCGCTGGACGCCGAGCGGTTCGGCGAGTGCGCGCTCGCATCGCTCGACCACGATTGGCTGCGCGCCCTGGCGGTCCAGCCCGTCGATCAGTAG
- a CDS encoding 8-amino-7-oxononanoate synthase — protein MTRAVVSPLAWLADAEARRREASLRRTLRVRGACEPVLDLARNDYLGLAEHPEVIAGAVEATRIWGGGSTGSRLVTGNTALHEEFETALAGFVGAESALVFSSGYTANLGAVTALSGADCLLVSDELNHASLVDGCRLSRSPVRITTHGDVDAVRAALAGREQPRAMVITESVFSTDGRLAPLRDLHRVCREHGALLLVDEAHGVGVRGAGGRGLVHELGLAGEPDIVTTATLSKALGSQGGVVLGPEPVRAHLIDAARSFIFDTGLAPAAVGAAHAALRVLTAQPELATRVRDNAAALARAAGLSETPDSAVVSVILGEPDVALTAAARCLEHGVRVGVFRPPTVPVGTSRLRLTARASLTPDELDLACRALQAALADRS, from the coding sequence GTGACCCGAGCAGTCGTTTCGCCGCTGGCCTGGCTCGCCGACGCCGAAGCGCGCCGCCGCGAAGCCAGCCTGCGTCGCACCCTACGGGTGCGCGGGGCTTGCGAACCCGTGCTGGACCTGGCCCGCAACGACTACCTGGGGCTGGCCGAACACCCCGAGGTGATCGCCGGAGCCGTCGAGGCGACGCGGATCTGGGGCGGCGGTTCCACCGGATCGCGGCTGGTCACCGGTAACACCGCGCTGCACGAAGAATTCGAAACCGCGCTCGCCGGGTTCGTCGGCGCCGAGTCCGCGCTGGTGTTCTCCTCCGGGTACACCGCCAACCTCGGCGCGGTGACCGCGCTGTCCGGAGCGGACTGCCTGCTGGTCTCCGACGAACTCAATCACGCCTCCCTGGTGGACGGCTGCCGGCTGTCCCGGTCCCCGGTGCGGATCACCACCCACGGCGACGTCGACGCGGTGCGGGCGGCGCTGGCCGGCCGCGAGCAGCCGCGCGCGATGGTGATCACCGAATCGGTGTTCTCCACCGACGGCCGGCTGGCGCCGCTGCGGGACCTGCACCGGGTCTGCCGCGAGCACGGCGCGCTGCTGCTGGTCGACGAGGCGCACGGCGTCGGCGTCCGCGGCGCGGGCGGGCGCGGGCTGGTTCACGAACTCGGCCTGGCCGGCGAACCCGACATCGTGACGACCGCGACGCTGTCCAAGGCGCTGGGCAGCCAGGGCGGGGTGGTGCTCGGGCCGGAACCGGTGCGCGCGCACCTGATCGACGCCGCGCGCAGCTTCATCTTCGACACCGGGTTGGCCCCGGCCGCCGTCGGCGCCGCCCACGCCGCGCTGCGGGTGCTCACCGCCCAGCCCGAGCTCGCGACCCGGGTGCGCGACAACGCCGCGGCGTTGGCGCGGGCCGCCGGACTCTCCGAAACCCCCGACAGCGCGGTGGTGTCGGTGATCCTGGGGGAGCCCGACGTCGCGCTGACCGCCGCCGCCCGCTGCCTGGAGCACGGGGTGCGGGTCGGGGTGTTCCGCCCGCCGACGGTGCCGGTCGGCACCTCCCGGCTGCGGCTGACCGCCCGGGCCTCGCTGACCCCCGACGAGCTGGACCTGGCCTGCCGGGCGCTGCAGGCCGCGCTGGCCGACCGGTCATGA
- a CDS encoding adenosylmethionine--8-amino-7-oxononanoate transaminase — protein MTPERIRSIDAAHIWHPYSRIEFEPGFLPLVATAARGAELTLVDDGREVVALDAMASWWTALHGHAHPVLDAALTSQLGVLNHVMFGGLTHQPAARLAELLVEITPEPLQTVFFSDSGSVSVEVAVKMALQYQRACGKPGKHRLMTWRGGYHGDTFTPMSVCDPDGGMHAIWNTGEHPLLATQIFAPAPPADYRPEYAAAFDAQLAAHAGEVAAVIVEPVVQGAGGMRFHDPRYLVDLRASCDRHDVLLVFDEIATGFGRTGELFAADHARVSPDIMCVGKALTGGYVTLAATLCTRSIAEAISGSGDGALMHGPTFMANALACAVSVASVEVLLGQDWRSRVAEIGAGLADGLAPLADDPRVARVRTLGAIGVVQTREPVDVPTATRAALDHGVWLRPFRDLVYVMPPFICTPDEVLRITAGMAAAVRSQGR, from the coding sequence ATGACCCCCGAGCGGATCCGCTCGATCGACGCCGCGCACATCTGGCACCCCTACTCCCGGATCGAGTTTGAGCCCGGATTCCTGCCGTTGGTGGCGACCGCCGCGCGCGGCGCGGAACTGACGCTGGTCGACGACGGCCGGGAGGTGGTGGCGCTCGACGCGATGGCGTCCTGGTGGACCGCGCTGCACGGCCACGCCCACCCGGTCCTGGACGCGGCGCTGACCAGCCAACTCGGCGTCCTCAACCACGTCATGTTCGGTGGGCTGACCCACCAGCCGGCCGCCCGGCTGGCCGAACTGCTGGTCGAGATCACCCCGGAGCCGCTGCAGACGGTTTTCTTCTCCGACTCCGGTTCGGTGTCGGTGGAGGTCGCGGTGAAAATGGCGCTGCAGTACCAGCGGGCGTGCGGCAAGCCCGGCAAGCACCGGCTGATGACCTGGCGTGGTGGATATCACGGCGACACCTTCACCCCGATGAGCGTGTGCGACCCCGACGGCGGGATGCACGCGATCTGGAACACCGGCGAGCATCCGTTGCTGGCCACCCAGATCTTCGCCCCGGCGCCGCCGGCGGACTACCGCCCCGAATACGCCGCCGCGTTCGACGCCCAATTGGCCGCGCACGCCGGCGAGGTCGCCGCCGTCATCGTCGAGCCGGTGGTGCAGGGCGCCGGCGGCATGCGGTTCCACGACCCGCGCTACCTCGTCGACCTGCGGGCCTCCTGCGACCGGCACGACGTGCTGCTGGTGTTCGACGAGATCGCCACCGGATTCGGCCGCACCGGCGAGCTGTTCGCTGCCGACCACGCCCGCGTCAGCCCCGACATCATGTGCGTCGGCAAGGCGCTGACCGGCGGCTACGTCACCCTGGCCGCGACGCTGTGCACGCGGTCCATCGCCGAGGCGATCAGCGGCTCCGGCGACGGGGCGCTGATGCACGGGCCGACCTTCATGGCCAACGCGCTGGCGTGCGCGGTGTCGGTGGCCAGCGTCGAGGTGCTGCTCGGCCAGGACTGGCGGTCCCGGGTCGCCGAGATCGGCGCCGGGCTGGCCGACGGTCTGGCCCCGCTGGCCGACGACCCGCGGGTCGCTCGGGTCCGCACCCTCGGCGCGATCGGGGTGGTGCAGACCCGCGAGCCGGTCGACGTGCCGACCGCCACCCGCGCCGCCCTGGACCACGGCGTCTGGCTGCGGCCGTTCCGCGACCTTGTCTACGTGATGCCGCCGTTCATCTGCACCCCGGACGAGGTGCTGCGGATCACCGCCGGGATGGCCGCCGCGGTTCGTTCGCAGGGACGCTGA
- a CDS encoding IS1380 family transposase, with protein MKKSTSSYPALSVEATGTGIVSHAGAVLLTRTADATGLSSTLTRALTPWRKPLATHDPGKVLLDLAISLAVGGDCLADIAVLREQPAVFGRVASDPTVSRLIATLAADAPAALSAIDSARAQARATAWAAAGDNAPDHGRTVADPLAIDIDATLVTAHSDKESAAPTYKRGYGFHPLCAFADHGPDGTGEPLAIMLRSGNAGANTAADHKTVLQQALEQIPGISGYRVGKTVLVRTDTAGGTHEFLNYLHARRLAYSVGFGLTETIAAAVDQIPEQAWTPAYDSAGGVRDGAWVAELTGLIPLAGWPPGMRVIIRKERPHPGAQLRFTDRNGLRLTAFATNTARGQVPDLELRHRRRARCEDRIRAAKDTGLANLPLHGFDQNRIWCALVQLACELTAWTQMITLAGHQARRWEPKRLRLRLFSVAARITRHARRTRLPLSATAPWSELLVTATAKLQPG; from the coding sequence GTGAAGAAGTCTACGTCGTCCTATCCTGCGTTGTCCGTGGAGGCCACCGGAACCGGGATCGTGTCTCATGCCGGGGCGGTTCTGCTGACACGCACCGCCGATGCGACCGGGTTGAGCAGCACCTTGACCAGGGCGTTGACACCGTGGCGCAAACCCCTGGCCACTCACGATCCGGGCAAGGTCCTCCTCGATCTGGCGATCAGCCTGGCTGTGGGTGGGGATTGCCTGGCCGATATCGCGGTGCTGCGCGAACAACCCGCCGTCTTCGGGCGGGTGGCCTCAGATCCGACAGTGTCACGGCTGATCGCCACCTTGGCCGCCGACGCCCCGGCGGCGTTGTCGGCGATCGACTCCGCCCGCGCCCAGGCGAGGGCAACCGCCTGGGCCGCCGCCGGAGACAACGCCCCCGATCACGGGCGCACAGTCGCTGATCCGCTGGCCATCGACATCGACGCCACCCTGGTCACCGCGCACTCGGACAAAGAGTCCGCCGCGCCAACGTATAAGCGCGGCTATGGGTTTCACCCGTTGTGCGCGTTCGCCGACCACGGCCCCGACGGGACGGGGGAACCCCTGGCCATCATGCTCCGCAGTGGCAATGCCGGGGCGAACACCGCCGCCGACCACAAGACGGTGCTCCAACAGGCACTGGAACAAATCCCCGGGATCAGCGGGTATCGGGTGGGCAAGACGGTGCTGGTGCGCACTGACACCGCCGGCGGCACCCATGAATTCCTGAACTATCTGCACGCCCGACGGCTGGCGTACTCGGTCGGGTTCGGGCTCACCGAGACCATAGCCGCCGCCGTCGACCAGATACCCGAGCAGGCGTGGACCCCGGCCTATGACAGCGCCGGCGGCGTGCGCGACGGGGCGTGGGTCGCCGAGCTCACGGGCCTGATCCCCCTGGCCGGCTGGCCGCCCGGGATGCGCGTCATCATCAGAAAGGAACGCCCGCACCCGGGAGCCCAGTTGCGGTTCACCGACCGAAACGGCCTGCGACTGACCGCATTCGCCACCAACACTGCTCGCGGACAAGTCCCCGACCTGGAATTGCGGCACCGCCGCCGCGCACGCTGCGAAGACCGGATACGGGCCGCCAAAGACACCGGCCTGGCCAATCTCCCGCTGCACGGGTTCGATCAGAACCGCATCTGGTGCGCCCTGGTCCAACTCGCCTGCGAGCTCACCGCGTGGACCCAGATGATCACCCTGGCCGGCCACCAAGCCCGACGCTGGGAACCCAAACGCCTCCGCCTGCGCCTGTTCAGCGTCGCCGCGAGGATCACCCGCCACGCCCGAAGGACACGACTACCCCTCTCGGCCACCGCGCCCTGGTCCGAACTGCTGGTCACCGCCACCGCCAAGCTGCAACCCGGATAA
- a CDS encoding acyltransferase family protein, whose translation MATMTAERPVRTAPAEPVAPTAMGARKAGFYRHDLDGLRGVAIAMVAVFHVWFGRVSGGVDVFLVLSGFFFGGKLLRGAINPSAPLRPVHQMHRILRRLLPTLIVVLAGAAVLTVLIQPETRWETFVNQTLASLGYYQNWELANTASDYLRAGEAVSPLQHIWSMSVQGQFYLSLLILVMGLAWLLRRPLGAKLRPFFIVLITALTIASFVYAIIAGNADQAWAYYDSFARAWELLIGALAGALIGTVRWPMWLRSLLGFIALGLIVSCGFWIDGVNEFPGPWALVPVGATIVLILAAANRQSSPRTRDKLPLPNRMLAWRPLLTLGGMAYALYLWHWPLLIFWLAWTGNERAGLLDGAAILLISGVLAYLTMRFVEEPLRQDSAARQSWRTGVVATIVVLLGVALVATSFTWRIHVANARADGGELAALSPRDYPGARAVLDPHLRVPNVPMRPTVLEAEKDLPMSTDDKCISDFKNGDIVNCVYGDPNGRRTIALAGGSHAEHWITALDLLGKKHGFKVVTYLKMGCALTTEPVPKVMGSNAPYPQCRQWVDKVMTKLVEDRPDYVFTTSTRPWNIRPGDVMPKGYVGIWEYLDAAGIPVLAMRDTPWLVKDGNPQVPKDCLSGGGDAVSCGIKRDVVLAETNPTLAYLTQFPLLKPLDMSDAVCRPDYCRAVEGNVLIYHDSHHFTSTYMRTMTAELGRQIGAATNWW comes from the coding sequence ATGGCAACCATGACCGCCGAGCGGCCGGTGCGCACAGCACCCGCCGAGCCTGTGGCCCCCACCGCGATGGGCGCCAGGAAAGCGGGTTTCTACCGGCACGATCTCGATGGCCTACGCGGTGTCGCCATCGCGATGGTCGCTGTCTTCCACGTCTGGTTCGGCCGGGTTTCCGGCGGCGTCGACGTGTTCCTGGTGCTGTCCGGCTTCTTCTTCGGCGGGAAACTGCTGCGCGGGGCGATCAACCCGAGCGCGCCGCTGCGGCCGGTGCACCAGATGCACCGGATCCTGCGCCGGCTGCTGCCCACCCTGATCGTGGTGCTGGCCGGCGCCGCGGTGCTGACGGTGCTGATCCAGCCGGAGACCCGGTGGGAGACCTTCGTCAATCAGACGCTGGCCAGCCTCGGCTACTACCAGAACTGGGAACTGGCCAACACCGCCTCGGATTACCTACGCGCCGGCGAGGCGGTCAGCCCGCTGCAGCACATCTGGTCGATGTCGGTGCAGGGCCAGTTCTACCTGTCGCTGCTGATCCTGGTGATGGGGCTGGCGTGGTTGCTGCGCCGCCCGCTGGGCGCGAAACTGCGGCCGTTCTTCATCGTGCTGATCACGGCGCTGACCATCGCGTCGTTCGTGTACGCGATCATCGCCGGGAACGCCGACCAGGCCTGGGCCTACTACGACAGCTTCGCCCGCGCCTGGGAGCTGCTGATCGGCGCGCTGGCCGGGGCGCTGATCGGCACGGTCCGCTGGCCGATGTGGCTGCGTTCGCTGCTCGGTTTCATCGCGCTCGGGCTGATCGTGAGCTGCGGCTTCTGGATCGACGGCGTTAACGAGTTCCCCGGCCCGTGGGCGCTAGTTCCGGTGGGCGCCACCATTGTGCTGATCCTGGCCGCCGCCAACCGGCAGAGCAGCCCGCGCACCCGCGACAAGCTGCCGCTGCCCAACCGGATGCTGGCCTGGCGTCCGCTGCTGACCCTCGGCGGCATGGCCTACGCCCTCTACCTGTGGCACTGGCCGCTGCTGATCTTCTGGCTGGCCTGGACCGGCAACGAGCGCGCCGGGCTGCTCGACGGCGCCGCGATCCTGCTGATCTCGGGGGTGCTGGCCTACCTCACCATGCGTTTCGTGGAGGAGCCGCTGCGTCAGGACTCCGCCGCGCGGCAGTCCTGGCGCACCGGCGTGGTGGCCACGATCGTGGTGCTGCTCGGCGTCGCGCTGGTCGCGACGTCGTTCACCTGGCGCATCCACGTGGCGAATGCCCGCGCCGACGGCGGTGAGCTCGCCGCGCTGAGCCCCCGGGACTACCCGGGCGCCCGGGCGGTGCTGGACCCGCACCTGCGGGTGCCCAATGTGCCGATGCGCCCGACGGTGCTGGAGGCCGAAAAAGACCTGCCGATGTCGACCGACGACAAGTGCATCAGCGACTTCAAGAACGGCGACATCGTCAACTGCGTTTACGGCGACCCGAACGGGCGGCGCACCATCGCGCTGGCCGGCGGGTCGCACGCCGAGCATTGGATCACCGCGCTGGACCTGCTGGGCAAGAAGCACGGCTTCAAGGTGGTCACCTACCTGAAGATGGGCTGCGCGCTGACCACCGAGCCGGTGCCGAAGGTGATGGGCTCCAACGCCCCCTACCCGCAGTGCCGGCAGTGGGTGGACAAGGTGATGACCAAGCTCGTCGAGGATCGCCCGGACTACGTGTTCACCACCTCGACCCGGCCGTGGAACATCCGCCCGGGCGACGTCATGCCGAAGGGCTACGTCGGCATCTGGGAGTACCTCGACGCGGCGGGCATCCCGGTGCTGGCCATGCGCGACACCCCGTGGCTGGTCAAGGACGGCAACCCGCAGGTGCCCAAGGACTGCCTGTCCGGGGGCGGCGACGCGGTGTCCTGCGGCATCAAACGCGACGTGGTGCTGGCCGAGACGAACCCGACGCTGGCGTACCTGACCCAGTTCCCGTTGCTCAAGCCGCTGGACATGAGCGACGCGGTCTGCCGCCCGGATTACTGCCGCGCGGTCGAGGGCAATGTGTTGATCTACCACGATTCTCATCACTTCACCTCGACCTACATGCGCACGATGACGGCGGAATTGGGCCGTCAGATCGGCGCCGCCACCAACTGGTGGTGA
- the glgX gene encoding glycogen debranching protein GlgX — MTARPISGESGSLPVGTDADRSQGGITSIWPGSSYPLGATYDGAGTNFALFSEVAERVELCLIDRSGAETRINLDEVDGHVWHAYLPTITPGQRYGFRVHGPWDPAAGLRCDPSKLLLDPYGKSFHGDFDFGQELYSYDLEADDLASGGVPPRLDSLGHTMTSVVINPYFGWDHDRAPRTPYHETIIYETHVKGMTQTHPGVPEEIRGTYLGLAHPVVIDHLKSLNVTAIELMPVHQFMHDHRLLDLGLRNYWGYNTVGFFAPHYQYAATRNAGGAVAEFKAMVKAYHEAGIEVILDVVYNHTAEGNHLGPTVNFRGIDNSAYYRLLDEDKRLYRDYTGTGNSLNARNPHTLQLIMDSLRYWVTEMHVDGFRFDLASTLARELHEVDRLSAFFDLVQQDPVVSRVKLIAEPWDVGEGGYQVGNFPSLWTEWNGKYRDTVRDYWRGEPATLGEFASRLTGSSDLYEATGRRPSASINFVTAHDGFTMADLVSYNEKHNEANGEDNRDGESHNRSWNCGVEGPTDDPAILALRGKQVRAMMATLMVSQGTPMISHGDEFGRTQSGNNNVYCQDSPLSWMDWSMRDSGAELLEFVGRITELRRKHPVFRRRRFFDGRRILGVEGKSRDITWLTRDGVEMTDVDWYSGFKSVVVYLNGQAIPEPNSRGERVVDDSFLLCFNAHSADIDVLAPNEHYAEEWITVLDTAIPNGFSDQPVRAGDKFRLVGRSVQILRKVN; from the coding sequence ATGACCGCCCGCCCTATTTCCGGTGAATCCGGGTCGCTGCCGGTCGGCACCGACGCCGACCGCAGCCAGGGCGGGATCACCTCGATCTGGCCCGGATCGTCGTACCCGCTGGGCGCCACCTACGACGGGGCCGGCACCAACTTCGCGTTGTTCTCCGAGGTCGCCGAGCGGGTCGAACTGTGCCTGATCGACCGGTCCGGCGCCGAAACCCGGATCAACCTCGACGAGGTCGACGGCCACGTCTGGCACGCCTACCTGCCGACCATCACCCCCGGCCAGCGCTACGGCTTCCGCGTGCACGGCCCGTGGGACCCGGCGGCCGGGCTGCGCTGCGATCCGTCCAAGCTGCTGCTGGACCCGTACGGCAAGTCATTTCACGGCGACTTCGATTTCGGCCAGGAGCTGTACTCCTACGACCTGGAGGCCGACGACCTGGCCTCCGGCGGCGTTCCGCCGCGGCTGGATTCGCTGGGACACACCATGACCTCGGTGGTGATCAACCCGTACTTCGGCTGGGACCACGACCGCGCGCCGCGCACGCCGTACCACGAGACGATCATCTACGAGACGCACGTCAAGGGCATGACCCAGACCCATCCCGGGGTGCCGGAGGAGATTCGCGGCACCTACCTCGGCCTGGCGCACCCGGTGGTGATCGATCACCTTAAGTCGTTGAACGTCACCGCGATCGAGCTGATGCCGGTGCACCAGTTCATGCACGACCACCGGCTGCTGGACCTGGGCCTGCGAAACTACTGGGGCTACAACACCGTTGGGTTCTTCGCGCCGCACTACCAGTACGCGGCCACCCGTAATGCCGGCGGCGCTGTCGCCGAGTTCAAGGCGATGGTGAAGGCCTATCACGAGGCGGGCATCGAGGTGATCCTCGACGTGGTCTACAACCACACCGCCGAGGGCAACCACCTGGGACCGACGGTCAACTTCCGCGGTATCGACAACAGCGCGTACTACCGGTTGCTCGACGAAGACAAACGGCTGTACCGGGATTACACCGGCACCGGCAACAGCCTCAACGCCCGCAATCCGCACACCCTGCAGCTGATCATGGACTCACTGCGCTACTGGGTGACCGAGATGCACGTCGACGGCTTCCGCTTCGACCTGGCCTCCACCCTGGCCCGGGAGTTGCACGAGGTGGATCGGCTCTCGGCGTTCTTCGACCTGGTGCAGCAGGATCCGGTGGTGAGCCGGGTGAAGCTGATCGCCGAGCCGTGGGACGTCGGTGAGGGCGGCTACCAGGTCGGCAACTTCCCCAGCCTGTGGACCGAGTGGAACGGCAAGTACCGCGACACCGTGCGCGATTACTGGCGCGGCGAGCCGGCGACGCTCGGCGAGTTCGCCTCCCGGCTCACCGGCTCCTCGGACCTGTACGAGGCCACCGGCCGACGGCCCAGCGCCAGCATCAACTTCGTCACCGCGCACGACGGGTTCACCATGGCGGATCTGGTGTCCTACAACGAGAAACACAACGAGGCCAACGGCGAGGACAACCGGGACGGCGAGAGCCACAACCGGTCCTGGAACTGCGGGGTGGAGGGCCCCACCGACGATCCGGCGATCCTGGCGCTGCGCGGCAAACAGGTGCGGGCCATGATGGCCACCCTGATGGTCAGCCAGGGCACGCCGATGATCAGCCACGGCGACGAGTTCGGCCGCACCCAGTCCGGCAACAACAATGTGTACTGCCAGGATTCGCCGCTGTCCTGGATGGACTGGTCCATGCGGGATTCGGGCGCGGAACTGCTCGAGTTCGTCGGCCGCATCACCGAATTGCGCCGCAAGCATCCGGTGTTCCGTCGGCGCCGCTTCTTCGACGGCAGACGGATTCTCGGCGTGGAGGGCAAGTCCCGCGACATCACCTGGCTCACCCGGGATGGCGTCGAGATGACCGACGTCGACTGGTATTCCGGGTTCAAAAGTGTGGTGGTCTATCTCAACGGCCAGGCCATCCCGGAGCCGAACAGCCGCGGCGAGCGGGTGGTGGACGATTCGTTCCTGCTCTGTTTCAACGCCCACAGCGCCGACATCGACGTGCTCGCCCCCAACGAGCACTACGCCGAGGAGTGGATCACGGTGCTGGACACCGCGATTCCCAATGGTTTTTCGGACCAGCCGGTGCGCGCCGGCGACAAATTCCGGCTGGTCGGCAGGTCCGTGCAAATCCTGAGGAAGGTCAACTGA